A window from Pseudooceanicola algae encodes these proteins:
- a CDS encoding DUF1013 domain-containing protein: protein MTGKPLMAKATAVWLVDNTTITFKQIADFTGMHELEVQGIADGDVAAGVKGFDPVANNQLTQGDIEKAEADAFHRLALKFNPSAVGEEKRRGPRYTPLSKRQDRPNAILWLVKFHPELTDGQIAKLVGTTKPTIQSIRERTHWNISNMQPIDPVALGLCKQSELDSAVQKAAAKKAADGTAMTDDERRKLLSTNQSLSMDTEPRIPTAIEGLETFSLSEDDEEEEDNKSTLVDADSFFNLPNDAPEDDEDD, encoded by the coding sequence ATGACCGGCAAACCACTGATGGCCAAGGCCACCGCCGTCTGGCTGGTGGATAACACGACAATCACCTTCAAGCAGATCGCCGATTTCACCGGCATGCACGAACTGGAAGTCCAGGGCATCGCCGATGGCGACGTGGCTGCCGGCGTGAAGGGTTTCGACCCCGTGGCCAACAACCAGCTGACGCAAGGCGACATCGAAAAGGCCGAAGCCGATGCGTTCCACCGGCTGGCGTTGAAATTCAACCCCTCTGCCGTGGGCGAGGAAAAGCGTCGTGGCCCGCGCTACACCCCGCTGTCCAAGCGTCAGGACCGTCCCAACGCGATCCTCTGGCTGGTCAAGTTCCACCCTGAACTGACCGACGGCCAGATCGCCAAGCTGGTCGGCACCACCAAGCCGACGATCCAGTCGATCCGCGAACGGACCCACTGGAACATCTCGAACATGCAGCCCATCGACCCCGTGGCTCTTGGCCTGTGCAAGCAGAGCGAGCTTGATTCGGCCGTGCAGAAAGCCGCCGCCAAGAAGGCCGCCGATGGCACCGCGATGACCGACGACGAACGTCGCAAGCTTCTGTCGACCAACCAGAGCCTGTCGATGGACACCGAGCCGCGCATTCCCACGGCCATCGAAGGGCTGGAAACCTTCTCGCTGTCCGAGGACGACGAGGAAGAAGAAGACAACAAGTCCACGCTGGTCGATGCGGACAGCTTCTTCAATCTGCCCAACGACGCGCCGGAAGACGACGAAGATGATTGA
- a CDS encoding ribonuclease T2 family protein has protein sequence MPKLLACLILSLFALPLRAQDRPGQFDYYLAAFSWSPGYCEATGGESEQCAPGADYAWILHGLWPQYERGYPRDCPSTVAAPSRRQTAEMADIMGTAGLAFHEWRTHGTCSGLSARAYFDLSRKAFEAIRLPAFPEEATEDLRLRPARIGAALEALNPAIPSDGYVLRCEDGRLREVRICLDRDDLSPRPCGADLRSSCGGGAVTWDVQD, from the coding sequence ATGCCAAAGCTCCTTGCCTGCCTGATCCTGAGCCTTTTCGCCCTGCCGCTGCGCGCGCAGGACCGGCCCGGGCAGTTCGACTACTACCTTGCCGCCTTCAGCTGGTCACCGGGGTATTGCGAGGCAACCGGCGGAGAGTCCGAGCAATGCGCGCCCGGCGCGGACTACGCCTGGATCCTGCACGGGCTCTGGCCGCAGTACGAACGGGGCTACCCCCGCGACTGCCCCAGCACCGTCGCCGCGCCCTCGCGCCGCCAGACCGCCGAGATGGCGGACATCATGGGCACGGCCGGGCTGGCCTTTCACGAATGGCGGACCCACGGCACCTGCAGCGGGCTGAGCGCGCGCGCCTATTTCGACCTGTCCCGCAAGGCCTTCGAGGCGATCCGCCTGCCCGCCTTCCCAGAGGAGGCGACCGAGGACCTGCGCCTGCGCCCCGCGCGGATCGGCGCCGCACTGGAGGCACTGAACCCCGCGATCCCGTCGGACGGCTACGTGCTGCGTTGCGAAGACGGGCGCCTGCGCGAGGTACGCATCTGCCTTGACCGCGACGACCTGTCCCCCCGCCCCTGCGGCGCGGATCTGCGCAGCTCCTGCGGGGGCGGGGCGGTGACCTGGGACGTGCAGGACTAG
- a CDS encoding NAD(P)H-quinone oxidoreductase gives MRAMEISRPGGPEVLTPTDRPLPQPGPGEVRIRIAYAGVNRPDALQRAGAYDPPPGASDLPGLEASGEITALGQGVPAEALGQRVCALLPGGGYAEEVTTPHAHCLPVPEGMDMRSAACLPETYFTVWSNVFRRAALQGGEVLLVHGGSSGIGSTAIQLATAFGARVFTTAGTPDKCAFCESLGAERAINYRSEDFVEVLKSAGGADVVLDMVGGDYIPRNIRLLKPDGRLVMIAFLGGPKAEVNFAQVMMKRLTVTGSTLRAQSDQAKAEIAEDLRTHVWPLLSAGRCLPVIDNEFPLEEVGAAHTRMESSGHMGKIVLKVGG, from the coding sequence ATGCGTGCCATGGAAATCTCGCGCCCCGGTGGTCCCGAGGTCCTGACCCCGACCGACCGCCCCCTGCCGCAGCCCGGTCCGGGCGAAGTCCGCATCCGTATCGCCTATGCGGGCGTCAACCGCCCCGACGCGCTGCAAAGGGCAGGGGCCTATGACCCGCCCCCCGGCGCCAGCGATCTGCCGGGGCTCGAAGCCTCGGGCGAGATCACCGCCCTTGGGCAAGGTGTTCCCGCCGAGGCGCTTGGCCAACGCGTTTGCGCCTTGCTCCCCGGTGGCGGCTACGCCGAAGAGGTCACGACGCCCCATGCCCATTGTCTGCCGGTCCCGGAGGGCATGGACATGCGCAGTGCCGCCTGCCTGCCCGAGACCTATTTCACCGTCTGGTCCAATGTCTTCCGCCGCGCTGCCCTGCAGGGCGGCGAGGTCCTTCTTGTACATGGCGGCTCCTCTGGCATCGGTTCGACAGCGATCCAGCTGGCCACGGCCTTCGGCGCGCGGGTTTTCACCACGGCCGGGACGCCCGACAAATGCGCCTTCTGCGAAAGCTTGGGCGCCGAGCGGGCGATCAACTACCGCTCCGAGGATTTCGTCGAGGTGCTGAAATCCGCAGGCGGCGCCGATGTGGTGCTGGACATGGTGGGCGGCGATTACATCCCGCGCAACATCCGCCTGCTGAAACCCGACGGGCGGCTGGTGATGATCGCCTTCCTCGGTGGCCCCAAGGCCGAGGTCAACTTTGCCCAGGTGATGATGAAGCGGCTGACGGTCACGGGATCGACCCTGCGGGCGCAGTCCGACCAGGCCAAGGCCGAGATCGCCGAGGACCTGCGCACCCATGTTTGGCCGCTGCTGTCGGCGGGGCGCTGCCTGCCGGTGATCGACAATGAATTCCCGCTGGAAGAGGTCGGCGCGGCCCATACCCGCATGGAAAGTTCCGGCCACATGGGCAAGATCGTGCTGAAGGTCGGGGGCTAG
- a CDS encoding COQ9 family protein, with amino-acid sequence MIDSDPNVQPEAGRTSDAERLLDAALTHVPFDGWSEATLRAAARDADVSPDLARALYPRGAVDLALAYHRRGDAEMVRQLEAEDLSDLRYSEKVARVIEIRLAIADRELVRRGAALFALPLHTADGARAVWDSADAIWTALGDTSDDVNWYTKRMMLSGVYSSCVLFWLGDDSLDSQATRDFIARRIANVMQVEKTKSRIAASPLGQALGRGPLALLSRIRRPGSASDLPGHTG; translated from the coding sequence ATGATTGATAGCGACCCAAATGTTCAGCCCGAGGCGGGCCGGACCAGCGATGCCGAACGACTGCTGGACGCCGCCCTGACCCATGTCCCCTTTGATGGCTGGAGCGAGGCCACCCTGCGCGCTGCTGCGCGGGATGCGGATGTGTCGCCCGATCTCGCGCGGGCGCTTTACCCCCGTGGTGCGGTGGATCTGGCGCTGGCCTATCACCGCCGGGGCGACGCGGAAATGGTCCGTCAGCTTGAGGCAGAGGACCTGTCCGACCTGCGCTACAGCGAAAAGGTCGCTCGCGTGATCGAGATCCGCCTTGCCATTGCCGATCGGGAACTGGTCCGTCGGGGGGCTGCGCTGTTTGCGCTGCCGCTTCATACGGCCGATGGCGCGAGGGCGGTCTGGGACAGTGCCGATGCGATCTGGACGGCCCTTGGCGATACCTCGGATGACGTGAACTGGTACACCAAGCGGATGATGTTGTCGGGGGTCTATTCCTCCTGCGTGTTGTTCTGGCTCGGGGATGATTCGCTGGACAGTCAGGCCACACGGGATTTCATCGCCCGCCGCATCGCAAATGTGATGCAGGTCGAAAAGACCAAGTCGCGGATTGCGGCCAGCCCGCTGGGTCAGGCGCTTGGCCGCGGGCCGTTGGCGCTGCTGTCGCGAATCCGCCGCCCCGGATCGGCCAGCGATCTGCCGGGCCATACCGGCTGA
- the rpsU gene encoding 30S ribosomal protein S21: protein MQVSVRDNNVDQALRALKKKLQREGVFREMKLKQHFEKPSEKKAREKAEAIRRARKLARKKAQREGLL, encoded by the coding sequence ATGCAGGTTAGTGTTCGCGACAACAATGTCGATCAGGCGCTCCGTGCCCTGAAGAAAAAGCTGCAGCGCGAAGGCGTTTTCCGCGAAATGAAGCTCAAGCAACATTTCGAGAAGCCGTCCGAGAAGAAAGCGCGCGAGAAGGCCGAAGCGATTCGCCGTGCCCGTAAGCTGGCGCGCAAGAAAGCGCAACGCGAAGGACTTCTCTGA
- a CDS encoding Lrp/AsnC family transcriptional regulator — MPLDTMDRAILRALQKTGRMSNAELADRVGLSQSACHRRVQSLEKEGYIRDYVALLDARKMQLATTVFVEIGLSGQADDLLEAFETAVARVPEVLECHLMAGTADYLLKVIAESSEDFARIHRQSLARLPGVQRMQSSFALRTVFKTTALPV; from the coding sequence ATGCCCCTCGACACGATGGACCGTGCCATTTTGCGCGCGCTGCAAAAAACCGGGCGTATGTCCAATGCCGAACTGGCGGACCGGGTCGGCTTGTCGCAATCAGCCTGCCATCGCCGGGTTCAGAGCCTCGAGAAGGAAGGGTATATTCGTGACTATGTCGCCCTTCTGGATGCCCGCAAGATGCAGTTGGCAACCACCGTCTTTGTAGAGATCGGGCTATCCGGTCAGGCCGACGACCTGCTGGAGGCCTTTGAAACCGCCGTGGCGCGGGTGCCCGAAGTTCTGGAATGCCACCTGATGGCGGGCACGGCGGATTACCTGCTGAAGGTCATCGCCGAAAGCTCAGAAGATTTCGCCCGCATCCACCGCCAAAGTCTGGCGCGGCTGCCGGGCGTCCAGAGGATGCAAAGCTCTTTCGCGCTGCGGACGGTTTTCAAGACGACGGCGCTGCCGGTCTGA